In Plasmodium gaboni strain SY75 chromosome 8, whole genome shotgun sequence, one DNA window encodes the following:
- a CDS encoding putative coatomer epsilon subunit codes for MDTPLQIRDFFYGGFNKHCLSCFENVKDEREKKGCEEFIYQIYMIENIKKDAILKLKNEKNENLYLLYLYYKYYYMNDKENVLNEINKLNTSSCNANILKSRIFFDNDLLDECFDLLENGTIEIKAAKIFFLLNINRQDIVNEIIKDFLHMNEEIPIIKIVLAIYYLFNDNNKESFLIFDDLESLYGPMINDHSSIILNGKAVATILNYEFNDAKEFLKNQINNGDILYNLITCSLYLYELDEANEYLTKLYESYSSHDSLKVLKTIDDEVDNFVSEF; via the exons atgGATACACCATTACAA attCGAGACTTCTTTTATGGAGGTTTTAATAAGCACTGCCTGAGTTGTTTTGAAAATGTAAAAGACGAAAGAGAAAAGAAAGGATGTGAAGAATTCATATATCAGATATATATgattgaaaatataaaaaaggatgccatattaaaattaaagaatGAGAAGAATGagaatttatatttgttatatttatattataaatattattatatgaatgataaagaaaatgtattaaatgaaataaataaattaaatacTTCTTCTTGTAATGctaatattttaaaaagtaGAATATTCTTTGATAATGATTTATTAGATGAATGTTTTGATTTATTAGAAAATGGTACTATAGAAATTAAAGCAGccaaaatttttttcttattaaatataaatagaCAAGATATAGTaaatgaaattataaaagatttcttacatatgaatgaagaaatacctattattaaaattgtGTTAGctatttattatttatttaatgataataataaagaatcttttttaatttttgatGATTTAGAATCTTTATATGGACCAATGATTAATGATCATTCCTCCATTATATTAAATGGAAAAGCAGTAGCAACCATACTAAATTATGAATTTAATGACGCTAAagaatttttaaaaaatcaaataaataacggtgatattctatataatttaataacaTGCTCattgtatttatatgaGCTTGATGAAGCTAATGAATATTTAACAAAACTTTATGAATCTTATTCTTCACATGATAGTTTAAAAGTTTTGAAAACAATTGATGATGAAGTGGATAATTTTGTTAGTGAATTCTGA
- a CDS encoding putative ubiquitin regulatory protein, with translation MSNIRSLSDLKKDDKKNNERVAHYTGGQKSGLQVENSDDDFAQNVLKSKLPENCKHIILYKNGFIVDDGEFRDLEIEENKKFMANIEAGILPKEFASKDKIMNVAIKDKSNQIYTKKKTKEEELYKGQGVKLGGTISSINEEEMNKISTNPNNIKEIKIDDKKPVTTLHIRLYNGKKITQKFNYDHTVEDLFQFVFSYTPLNFSLSYDYPLKLIERNQQQTLESAKLLDLLITQKLIP, from the exons ATGTCAAATATAAG atCACTAAGTGATTTAAAGAAggatgataaaaaaaataatgaacGAGTGGCCCATTATACAGGAGGTCAAAAGag CGGACTACAGGTAGAAAATTCCGATGATGATTTTGCTCAGAATGTTTTAAAATCAAAATTGCCAGAAAACTGTAAGCACATCATTTTGTACAAAAACGGTTTTATAGTAGATGATGGTGAATTTCGTGACCTTGAGattgaagaaaataaaaagtttATGGCAAATATAGAGGCAGGGATATTACCAAAAGAATTTGCTTcaaaagataaaataatgaatgtagctataaaagataagagtaatcaaatatatacaaagaaaaaaactaaagaagaagaattatataaaggTCAAGGTGTTAAATTAGGTGGTACTATCTCAAGTATTAACGAAGAagaaatgaataaaatttCAACAAATccaaataatataaaagaaataaaaattgaTGATAAAAAACCAGTAACTACATTACATATAAGATTATATAATGGTAAAAAAATTACCcaaaaatttaattatgATCATACAGTTGAAGATTTATTTCAATTTGTCTTTAGTTATACACCACTTAATTTTTCCTTATCATATGATTACCCTCTTAAATTAATTGAAAGAAATCAACAACAAACCTTGGAAAGTGCAAAACTTTTGGATCTTCTTATAACACAAAAATTAATCccataa
- a CDS encoding asparagine-rich antigen Pfa55-14 — MNNNNYYYYKKYKNTYKKTSFLESKYDKVVNNVLGLFKKNNRHKFLSTSSALCNDVHEQILSSRLFLDLCEEKEILLYKILKKLNILNLIYFRFLKEEDIEDVHDLHKELFPVKYHSDFYFSICNFDDNTIIDDDIIKIMDKITSSFKKSTNTKRYNNNNNNSNSNNCSNNCNNVNSYDELSTNCWNINDDEMNDMDNYYDQGEYLEETQNDILNTFNNSIDENGTEKKKINKKWKEDQIFSVGVFLPFSFIDYINSDYINKLLKRKCIEKLGEKDILLDYIKFMDDSNAKYEKNNTNDKYDKYDKFDTIDKIDTFDKFDTIDKFDTIDKYDTIDKFDTIDKYDTYGNYYNYDDGNSYCHDTHINNMKSHSNSTNNSQKSTSNCTYESFKTYCNFEMGDKHYKENINYDNLKNQKRLTNEVDTKEMSDFILSSNECSNNMNDKETQNGFDSLDEEEAFKKEDIEVNPNNNFYDCNNNSSPTNHINQYKHYDIFNFNDKKEDYTSFNKCNNNNSKNTINNMMNPSNVYRNIGTLPCNIQRNNNNNNNNNNNNNNNNNNIDFIYNSVSNINYDNENIYNIYKELKEKCQLYNERNSLEEHIKNNMKYKIHISKEMLNLYNPNERKIKRDYLIGCLSSLINYDDINNEKDYNNICDFLKKKSNNNKKRKSYLRYMYDTSKNFLENYMPVERCFNSKNDDHIYEENFKDDKSNYDHEYSDYNNNDNDNDDDYNNNCNSYYNGSINKDVLYKKHREQDKLTNEENNVNQCLKESYTYLNNIKDNFNYSGDIKWRKQDNLFCNNILKDLSILKKDKCVKKDSRFEKILYEEIYMNKNIKAMSKKYVKKKISSIYILTVGVNEYFRGLSLASYLIEYSIYFFYFILYKMFLYNDKFYCYIDNYTFYSLSSNLKDEYNEIFDEGVISDYSTKEMENNEKKKDEEANSLLIYDESGKINPIKNNDNIYNNKISCVDDEHITYNNNNNSSVNEEINATKKKKKKKKKFYTLKYTNSSLNVWGKFKNTNSIENNDNNNFEIKCKSSSMNSNILLRYIPKNPKGKNNYSICNSIIKECYMDIISNDYFHHLYYNIRNKHNQLIRKVKNIKNINNMENDHKKKKKSNSNSNNKNHNNKDNSSYFMTNLIQTKNAIFPFRINNKILNFFVNNFCAYNLKNKTSFNLQNVNSVKPFINNNEENYILPLYIYLHVIDYNKAAINLYNKLNFDYVHTYENFYYINKIAFSSYLYAYFF; from the coding sequence atgaataataataattattattattataagaaatataaaaatactTATAAGAAGACTAGCTTTCTTGAATCAAAATATGATAAGGTTGTAAACAATGTGTTAGgtttatttaaaaaaaataacagACACAAATTTCTTTCAACATCTTCAGCCTTATGTAATGATGTGCATGAACAAATATTAAGTTCAAGATTATTTCTGGATTTGTGTGaagaaaaggaaatattattatataaaatattaaagaaattgaatatattaaatttgatttatttccgttttttaaaagaagaagataTCGAAGATGTTCATGATTTAcataaagaattatttcCAGTAAAATATCATTCAGATTTTTATTTCAGCATATGTAATTTTGATGATAATACAATAATAGatgatgatattataaaaattatggATAAAATAACTAGTTcctttaaaaaaagtacAAACACAAAAAGAtacaacaacaataataataatagtaatagtaataattGTAGTAATAATTGTAATAATGTAAATTCATATGATGAATTGTCAACAAATTGTTGgaatataaatgatgatgaaaTGAATGATATGGACAATTATTATGATCAAGGTGAATATTTAGAAGAAACACAAaatgatattttaaatacatttaataattcaatAGATGAAAATGGAAcagaaaagaaaaaaataaataaaaagtgGAAAGAAGATCAAATATTTTCAGTGGGTGTATTTTTACCATTTTCTTTTATCgattatattaatagtgattatataaataaattattaaagAGAAAATGTATAGAAAAGTTGGGagaaaaagatattttaCTAGactatataaaatttatgGACGATTCTAATGctaaatatgaaaaaaataatacaaatgataaatatgataaatatgataaatttGACACAATTGACAAAATTGATACGTTTGACAAATTTGACACAATTGACAAATTTGATACAATTGACAAATATGATACAATTGATAAATTTGATACAAttgataaatatgatacatatggtaattattataattatgatgatgGTAATTCTTATTGTCATGATActcatattaataatatgaagTCACATTCAAATTCTACAAATAATAGTCAAAAAAGTACTTCAAATTGCACCTATGAATCATTTAAAACATATTGTAACTTTGAAATGGGGGATAAACActataaagaaaatattaattatgataatttaaaaaatcaaaaaagGTTGACAAATGAAGTAGATACTAAAGAAATGTCagattttattttatcatcaaatgaatgtagtaataatatgaatgataaGGAAACACAAAATGGATTTGATAGTCTAGACGAAGAGGAAgcttttaaaaaagaagatataGAAGTTAATcctaataataatttttatgattgtaataataattcatcTCCTACAAATCATATTAATCAATATAAACattatgatatttttaattttaatgaCAAAAAGGAGGACTACACAAGCtttaataaatgtaataataataattcgAAAAACactattaataatatgatgaaTCCGAGTAATGTTTATAGAAATATAGGTACATTGCCATGTAACATACAAAGAAACaataacaacaataataacaacaataataacaacaacaataataataataatatcgACTTTATCTACAATAGTGTtagtaatataaattatgataatgaaaatatttataatatatacaaagAACTTAAAGAAAAGTGTCAATTATATAACGAAAGGAATAGCTTAGAAgaacatattaaaaataatatgaaatataaaatacatataagTAAGGAAATGTTAAATTTATACAATCcaaatgaaagaaaaattaaaagagATTATTTGATTGGATGCTTATCCTCCTTAATtaattatgatgatattaataatgaaaaggattataataatatttgtgattttttaaaaaaaaagtctaataataacaaaaagAGAAAGAGCTATTTAAGGTATATGTATGATACATCGAAAAATTTTCtagaaaattatatgcCTGTGGAAAGATGTTTCAATtcaaaaaatgatgatcacatatatgaagaaaattttAAGGATGATAAGTCAAACTATGATCATGAATATAGTGATTACAACAACAATGACAATGACAATGatgatgattataataataattgtaataGTTATTATAACGGtagtataaataaagatgtgttatataaaaaacataGAGAACAAGATAAATTAACcaatgaagaaaataatgtCAATCAATGTTTAAAAGAATCATACacatatttaaataatataaaagataattttaattattcTGGAGATATCAAATGGAGAAAACAagataatttattttgtaataatatattaaaagatttatcaatattaaaaaaagacaAATGTGTGAAAAAAGATTCTCGttttgaaaaaattttatatgaagaaatttatatgaataaaaatataaaagcAATGTCGAAgaaatatgtaaaaaaaaaaattagtagtatatatattttaacaGTTGGAGTAAATGAATATTTCCGAGGACTTAGTTTAGCATCTTACCTTATTGAATACtctatttattttttttattttattttatataaaatgtttttatataatgacaaattttattgttatattgATAATTATACATTCTATAGTTTGTCTAGTAACTTAAAGGATgaatataatgaaatatttgATGAAGGGGTTATAAGTGATTATTCTACAAAAGAAATggaaaataatgaaaaaaaaaaagatgaagaaGCGAATTCTTTActtatatatgatgaatctggaaaaataaatccaatcaaaaataatgacaatatatataataataaaatatcttGTGTTGATGATGAACAcattacatataataataataataatagtagtGTAAACGAAGAAATAAATgcaacaaaaaaaaaaaagaaaaaaaaaaaaaaattttacaCATTAAAATATACGAATAGTTCACTTAATGTATGGGGgaaatttaaaaatacaaatagtatagaaaataatgataataataattttgaaaTTAAATGTAAATCTTCTAGTATGAATAGTAATATTTTGCTAAGATATATTCCAAAAAATCcaaaaggaaaaaataattatagtATTTGTAATAgtattataaaagaatgttatatggatataatatcaaatgattattttcatcatctatattataatattcgTAATAAACACAATCAACTCATAAgaaaagtaaaaaatataaaaaatataaataatatggaaaatgatcataaaaaaaaaaaaaaaagtaatagtaatagtaataataaaaatcataataataaagataattCATCATACTTTATGACTAATCTGATCCAAACTAAAAATGCTATATTCCCTTTTCGaataaataacaaaatattaaacttttttgttaataatttttgtGCTTATAAtctaaaaaataaaacatcTTTTAATTTACAAAATGTTAATAGTGTCAAAccatttataaataataatgaagaaaattatattcttccgttgtatatatatttacatgTTATAGACTATAACAAAGCAGCTATTAATTTGTATaacaaattaaattttGATTATGTGCATACATATGAAAACTTTTATTACATTAATAAAATTGCATTCTCATCTTATTTGTAtgcatattttttttaa